The following proteins are co-located in the Chryseobacterium scophthalmum genome:
- a CDS encoding DUF4268 domain-containing protein yields the protein MFSKEEAQQLKKEFWTAFGKSFPRKWLLYNTKIKDFSFKFYADKKKAEVSLDIEMKDEVFRDAYYNKIWSLEDILKDFVGDFHKEEFYTLENGKVISRIWVEKEGISVFNKNTWQEAFEFFVEKMDGFERFYYEYEDFIKDV from the coding sequence ATGTTCAGTAAAGAAGAAGCACAGCAATTAAAAAAAGAATTTTGGACGGCTTTCGGAAAATCGTTTCCGAGAAAATGGCTTTTATATAATACCAAAATCAAGGATTTTTCATTTAAATTTTATGCAGATAAGAAGAAAGCGGAAGTTTCTTTAGATATCGAAATGAAAGATGAAGTTTTCAGAGATGCCTATTACAATAAAATCTGGTCACTTGAAGATATTCTTAAAGATTTTGTTGGTGATTTTCATAAAGAAGAATTTTATACTTTAGAAAACGGAAAAGTTATCAGCAGAATCTGGGTTGAAAAAGAAGGAATTTCTGTTTTCAATAAAAATACATGGCAAGAAGCTTTTGAGTTTTTTGTTGAAAAAATGGATGGCTTTGAAAGGTTTTATTATGAGTATGAAGATTTTATAAAGGATGTTTAG
- a CDS encoding T9SS type A sorting domain-containing protein: MKLKLLFTGLAFSAITVNAQLSTLDENFESAVISTPANYNNLVSGWTKKVNQTSPHNIYVDQANGNKYVNFYSAGSLAADVFLISPQIVAPDGTKQLSFTANRLEGYATLEVGLIDNPESLAANSGVPASYQLLQTYTFSTTNTPTVTPFTVPASSKQYIVFRYRNPQPLFPGSTSSHAVLSVDNIKYNTAANLAVSDAFKNNDINFAVNSNNTALKFVGKTEIKNVNIYSATGQNVASGKVNDNSFSINTLQTGVYYVLIETKDGSAVKSKFIKK; encoded by the coding sequence ATGAAATTAAAATTACTCTTTACAGGATTAGCATTTTCAGCTATTACTGTTAATGCACAATTATCTACACTTGATGAGAATTTTGAGAGCGCAGTTATTTCAACTCCTGCAAACTACAACAACCTTGTAAGTGGCTGGACAAAAAAAGTGAATCAAACTTCACCGCATAATATATATGTTGATCAAGCTAATGGGAATAAATATGTAAATTTTTATTCTGCAGGTTCATTGGCAGCAGACGTTTTTTTAATTTCTCCACAGATCGTAGCACCGGATGGTACGAAACAGTTAAGTTTTACAGCAAATCGTTTGGAAGGATATGCTACATTAGAAGTAGGATTAATCGACAATCCTGAAAGTCTTGCTGCAAACAGCGGTGTTCCTGCTTCATACCAATTGCTTCAGACATACACTTTTTCTACGACAAATACGCCTACAGTAACTCCATTTACAGTACCTGCATCGTCTAAACAATATATCGTATTTAGATATCGTAATCCACAACCGTTATTCCCAGGATCTACATCGTCGCATGCTGTACTTTCTGTAGATAACATAAAATATAATACAGCTGCTAACTTAGCTGTATCAGATGCGTTTAAAAATAACGATATTAATTTCGCTGTAAATTCAAATAATACAGCATTAAAGTTTGTTGGTAAAACAGAAATCAAAAATGTAAATATTTATTCTGCCACTGGACAAAATGTAGCTTCTGGAAAAGTAAATGATAATAGTTTTAGCATCAATACTCTTCAAACCGGTGTTTATTATGTTTTGATAGAAACTAAAGATGGTAGCGCTGTTAAATCAAAATTTATCAAAAAATAA
- a CDS encoding T9SS type A sorting domain-containing protein: protein MKTKLFLASLFALSVQQTVLAQTDANGYTTVNLTMGPSYQNRVFFDFSANNIVSQTANSWDIAFYRNSTYGFGTRMNDAQNVEVYQASNNASNWNSITTNNVSTYGAPLYNLDNTNTIQEGAFEQGSATYGWGEYNPSNHHVVGSVIFILKYPSDVFYKFMIEDFFGGYTFKYAKWNAATSSWDATQTKTIANGTDDAFFNYFSFATGDKVANLEPPKANWDMMFTRYWNDYPYVDQQGNPQTMKYRLSGVIQSPNVTVAKVQPETQATTTANLPASTAFSSNITTIGHYWKPTIGLPYSDVVYYVKQGNDYYRMYFISNDGSSTGNMYFKYKNITTTLGITEVSKKASFGIYPNPTTADKKVTVLFDVKEKDNNKGSVEVYDLTGKRVYNAELSNQAGFYKQDLNLSHLASGNYLVKITYGGKTETKKLIVK, encoded by the coding sequence ATGAAAACAAAACTATTTTTGGCGTCACTTTTTGCTTTATCGGTTCAGCAAACTGTATTGGCTCAGACAGATGCAAACGGATATACTACGGTAAACCTTACAATGGGACCTTCGTATCAAAACAGAGTGTTCTTTGATTTTAGCGCAAACAATATTGTATCTCAAACAGCAAATTCTTGGGATATTGCTTTCTATAGAAACTCTACGTATGGATTTGGAACCAGAATGAATGATGCCCAAAATGTAGAAGTATACCAAGCTTCAAATAATGCAAGCAACTGGAACTCTATCACAACGAATAATGTTTCTACTTACGGAGCACCATTATACAATCTAGACAATACAAATACTATTCAGGAAGGAGCTTTTGAACAAGGTTCTGCCACTTATGGATGGGGAGAATACAATCCTTCAAATCATCATGTGGTAGGAAGCGTTATTTTCATTTTAAAATATCCTTCAGATGTTTTCTATAAATTTATGATAGAAGATTTCTTTGGCGGCTACACTTTTAAATATGCAAAATGGAATGCTGCCACTTCATCTTGGGATGCTACACAAACAAAAACTATTGCAAACGGTACTGATGATGCCTTTTTCAACTATTTCTCTTTTGCGACAGGAGATAAAGTTGCAAATCTTGAACCACCAAAAGCTAACTGGGATATGATGTTTACAAGATATTGGAACGATTATCCATACGTTGATCAACAAGGGAATCCACAAACAATGAAATACAGATTGTCTGGTGTTATTCAAAGTCCTAATGTTACCGTAGCAAAAGTGCAACCGGAAACTCAAGCTACAACAACAGCTAATTTACCAGCTTCAACAGCATTCTCTAGTAATATAACTACCATTGGACATTATTGGAAACCTACCATTGGATTACCTTATTCTGATGTCGTTTATTATGTAAAACAAGGCAATGATTATTACAGAATGTACTTTATTTCAAATGATGGAAGCTCTACAGGAAATATGTACTTCAAATACAAAAATATTACTACCACTTTAGGGATTACAGAAGTTAGCAAAAAAGCTTCTTTCGGTATTTATCCAAACCCTACAACGGCTGACAAAAAAGTAACGGTTTTATTTGATGTAAAAGAAAAAGATAACAACAAAGGAAGCGTTGAAGTTTATGATCTTACCGGTAAAAGAGTTTACAATGCAGAACTAAGCAATCAAGCTGGTTTCTACAAGCAAGATCTTAATCTATCTCATCTTGCATCCGGAAATTACCTCGTAAAAATTACTTACGGTGGAAAAACGGAAACAAAAAAACTTATTGTAAAATAA
- a CDS encoding sulfite exporter TauE/SafE family protein — MVISQKIQFRLNVLFITVAVLAITFLSLYSLGYLDELEIILAKDNYIFYWMLLVGVFAEVVAGSMGMGYGVICTTTLLFLGIPPHAVSASIHSAESFTTAAGSISHIKLKNVSKSLVKKLAIPAIIGAIIGAVSLTYLGEYYSKITKTVISFYTLYLGIQILSNAFKPKQNRALKKKTNLTRLGVIGGFIDSFAGGGWGPLVTGTLIKNAFTPRFAVGSSTVAKFILTVTAAVTFFLTLGIQHWNIILGLLIGGIITAPFSAMLTAKLPVKNMFIIIGTLVIVMSSITIYKSVF; from the coding sequence ATGGTAATTTCACAAAAAATTCAGTTCAGGCTCAATGTACTTTTTATTACGGTTGCTGTTTTGGCAATCACATTTCTGTCACTGTACAGTTTAGGATATTTAGATGAACTTGAAATTATTCTTGCCAAAGACAATTACATTTTTTATTGGATGCTTTTGGTAGGAGTTTTTGCTGAAGTTGTCGCCGGATCAATGGGAATGGGATATGGCGTGATTTGCACCACAACACTTTTATTTCTGGGAATTCCTCCGCATGCAGTAAGTGCAAGTATTCATTCTGCTGAAAGTTTTACAACGGCAGCCGGAAGTATCAGTCACATTAAACTTAAAAATGTAAGTAAAAGTCTGGTGAAGAAACTGGCTATTCCTGCAATTATTGGAGCAATTATCGGAGCCGTTTCGCTGACTTATCTGGGCGAATATTATTCGAAAATTACAAAAACGGTGATTTCTTTCTACACTTTGTATCTTGGAATTCAGATTTTATCAAATGCTTTTAAACCTAAACAGAATAGAGCTTTAAAGAAAAAGACAAACCTTACCCGATTGGGAGTTATCGGTGGTTTCATCGATTCTTTTGCTGGTGGAGGATGGGGACCTTTGGTGACCGGAACTTTGATTAAGAATGCTTTTACCCCAAGATTTGCAGTGGGAAGCTCTACGGTTGCAAAATTTATCCTGACTGTAACTGCTGCAGTGACTTTCTTTTTAACTTTAGGAATTCAGCACTGGAATATTATTTTAGGACTTTTAATTGGCGGAATTATTACTGCGCCATTTTCTGCAATGCTCACCGCAAAACTTCCTGTAAAAAATATGTTTATTATTATAGGAACTTTGGTCATTGTGATGAGCTCGATTACGATTTATAAATCTGTTTTTTAG
- the cysD gene encoding sulfate adenylyltransferase subunit CysD, which translates to MSDYKLNYLEQLEAESIYIMREIAAQFEKPALLFSGGKDSITLVHLAKKAFAPMKIPFPFVHIDTGHNFPEALQFRDYFAESLGAELIVRKVEDTIKAKKLTEPKGKFASRNWLQTHTLLDTIEEFQFDACIGGARRDEEKARAKERFFSVRDEFGQWDPKLQRPELWNIYNGRINKGENVRVFPISNWTELDVWNYIKKENIQLPSIYFAHHRDVIEYEGQLIAVSDFIQIDENDKIQNKKVRYRTVGDMTCTAAVESSAETLDQVVNEITSSRISERGETRIDDKVTEAAMEDRKKGGYF; encoded by the coding sequence ATGAGTGACTACAAACTAAATTATCTCGAACAATTGGAAGCTGAAAGCATTTACATTATGCGTGAAATTGCGGCTCAGTTTGAAAAACCTGCTTTGCTTTTCAGTGGCGGAAAAGATTCAATCACTTTGGTTCATCTGGCGAAAAAGGCTTTTGCTCCGATGAAAATTCCTTTTCCTTTTGTGCATATCGATACGGGACACAATTTTCCGGAAGCATTGCAGTTCAGGGATTATTTTGCTGAAAGTCTTGGTGCAGAACTGATTGTACGAAAAGTAGAAGACACGATTAAAGCTAAAAAATTAACTGAACCAAAAGGAAAATTTGCTTCTAGAAACTGGTTACAAACCCATACTTTATTAGACACGATTGAAGAATTTCAATTTGATGCTTGTATTGGCGGAGCGAGAAGAGATGAGGAAAAAGCAAGAGCAAAGGAGAGATTTTTCTCTGTCCGTGATGAATTCGGACAATGGGATCCGAAATTACAGCGTCCTGAATTATGGAATATCTACAACGGAAGAATCAACAAAGGCGAAAATGTAAGAGTTTTCCCGATTTCAAACTGGACGGAACTTGATGTCTGGAATTATATCAAAAAAGAAAATATTCAGCTTCCATCGATTTATTTTGCTCACCATCGTGATGTGATTGAATATGAGGGTCAATTAATTGCGGTTTCAGATTTTATTCAAATCGATGAAAATGACAAGATTCAAAATAAAAAAGTGCGTTACAGAACCGTTGGAGATATGACTTGCACTGCTGCAGTTGAAAGTTCAGCTGAAACTTTGGATCAGGTTGTAAACGAAATTACCTCTTCCCGAATTTCCGAACGTGGCGAAACCCGAATCGATGATAAAGTAACGGAAGCCGCAATGGAAGACAGAAAAAAAGGAGGATACTTTTAG
- a CDS encoding YwqG family protein has product MIPEFLNEFKTQLEKYKLETIKISATPLENRESLQISDSKFLGKPYLPKEMEYPKDKENKPMVLWTQINFADVPVLDGYPDQGILQFFVSAEWFDMDDYKVVFHNNITEEFQTDFSFLTEEMYEESPIYREHKLDFSKEIEYGSSEDFRFDMRFNDKDYWDFQETLTKNQTEEIEKIIDGTGHKIGGYAYFTQADIRDCNKNLKQDLLLLQIDTDDEIMFGDSGVANFFINPEDLKNKRFEKAWFNWDCC; this is encoded by the coding sequence ATGATACCAGAGTTCCTCAATGAGTTTAAAACTCAGCTTGAAAAATACAAGCTTGAAACAATAAAAATTTCTGCCACACCTCTTGAAAACAGAGAATCTCTTCAAATTTCTGACAGTAAGTTTTTAGGAAAACCTTATTTACCAAAAGAGATGGAATACCCTAAAGACAAAGAAAACAAACCAATGGTTCTTTGGACGCAAATCAATTTTGCGGATGTTCCGGTTCTTGATGGTTATCCTGATCAAGGAATATTGCAATTTTTTGTATCTGCCGAATGGTTTGATATGGATGATTACAAAGTTGTTTTTCATAACAATATCACTGAAGAGTTTCAAACTGATTTTTCTTTTTTAACAGAAGAAATGTATGAAGAGTCACCAATTTATCGTGAACATAAACTCGATTTCAGTAAAGAAATTGAATATGGAAGTTCTGAAGATTTTCGATTTGACATGAGATTTAATGATAAAGATTATTGGGATTTTCAAGAAACGCTTACAAAAAACCAAACAGAAGAAATAGAAAAAATTATTGATGGAACGGGGCACAAAATAGGAGGTTATGCCTATTTTACTCAGGCAGACATTAGAGATTGCAACAAAAATCTTAAGCAAGATTTGCTCTTATTACAGATTGATACTGATGATGAAATCATGTTTGGAGATTCTGGTGTTGCCAATTTTTTTATCAATCCGGAAGACTTAAAAAACAAACGTTTTGAAAAAGCATGGTTTAATTGGGATTGTTGCTAA
- a CDS encoding phosphoadenylyl-sulfate reductase: MFSKEDIDTLQQLTLEEGLQYISSKFSDGVVFSTSLGQEDQVITDAIFKNNLPIKVFTLDTGRLFYEHYDLLSKNNSRYQKKTEVYFPEASDVEKYLIEKGVNGFYYSVENRKECCFIRKVKPLNRALENAKVWITGLRSEQSENRENMPILEWDEERKLYKYNPLINWNYQDVLDYLEQNKVQELSLHKKGFISVGCQPCTRAIEEGENPRAGRWWWETSQKECGLHSH; encoded by the coding sequence ATGTTTTCAAAAGAGGATATAGACACTTTGCAGCAGCTTACTTTGGAGGAAGGATTACAGTATATTTCCTCTAAATTTTCAGATGGGGTTGTTTTCTCAACCTCACTTGGTCAGGAGGATCAGGTTATCACAGATGCTATTTTCAAAAATAATTTACCTATAAAAGTTTTCACCTTAGATACAGGAAGACTTTTCTATGAGCATTACGATTTGCTTTCAAAAAATAATTCGCGCTATCAAAAGAAAACTGAAGTTTATTTTCCCGAAGCTTCTGACGTTGAAAAATATTTGATTGAAAAAGGAGTGAACGGTTTTTATTATTCTGTTGAAAACAGGAAAGAATGTTGCTTCATCCGAAAGGTAAAACCCTTAAATCGTGCCTTGGAAAATGCCAAAGTATGGATTACCGGTTTGCGCTCAGAACAATCTGAAAATCGTGAAAATATGCCGATCCTGGAGTGGGATGAAGAACGGAAATTATACAAATACAATCCTTTAATTAACTGGAATTATCAGGATGTTCTGGATTATTTAGAACAAAATAAAGTTCAGGAGTTGTCTTTACATAAAAAAGGTTTCATCAGTGTTGGTTGTCAACCTTGTACAAGAGCCATCGAAGAAGGTGAAAATCCGAGAGCCGGAAGATGGTGGTGGGAAACTTCACAAAAAGAATGCGGTCTGCATTCACATTAA
- a CDS encoding DUF2314 domain-containing protein: protein MENNSFIFTDGRDPKMIEAYKNAQETFKYFWREQSWEYRRIIPGLNLACVKASFSEVNSDGDQIVEHMWMNDINFDGDTVSGYLINEPNDLTTIQPGDYFEIPLNEISDWLFAITPMQKKAKGLSKLFSSSSEPIPKAYGGFTIQKMRGDMSESERRDHDDAWQLDFGDFNDIEVVNEQKEKPENLIEHPMSKNMKEDFVKFLEEYPHELTNIDENGFTLLHRETIAGNLSSVEVLLEAGADKNLKTNKGKSALDYAKQLNWEHLIPIFEKN, encoded by the coding sequence ATGGAAAATAACTCGTTTATTTTTACGGACGGAAGAGACCCCAAAATGATTGAAGCGTACAAGAATGCGCAGGAAACTTTTAAATATTTCTGGCGAGAGCAATCTTGGGAATACAGAAGAATCATCCCTGGATTAAATCTTGCCTGTGTAAAAGCTTCTTTCTCTGAAGTAAATTCCGATGGAGACCAAATCGTAGAACATATGTGGATGAATGACATCAATTTTGATGGCGACACAGTTAGCGGATATCTCATCAACGAACCCAATGATTTGACCACAATACAACCCGGAGATTATTTTGAAATCCCGTTAAACGAAATCAGTGACTGGCTTTTTGCCATTACTCCGATGCAGAAAAAAGCAAAAGGACTTTCAAAATTATTTTCTTCATCTTCAGAGCCTATTCCCAAAGCTTATGGCGGATTTACCATTCAGAAAATGCGTGGAGATATGTCTGAATCTGAAAGAAGAGATCATGATGATGCGTGGCAACTTGATTTTGGAGATTTTAATGATATTGAAGTCGTTAACGAGCAAAAAGAAAAGCCTGAAAACCTCATCGAACATCCGATGAGCAAAAATATGAAGGAAGATTTTGTAAAATTTCTTGAAGAATATCCACACGAACTGACCAATATTGATGAAAACGGGTTTACACTCCTTCATCGAGAGACAATTGCCGGAAATTTAAGTTCTGTAGAAGTACTGCTCGAAGCCGGAGCAGATAAAAATTTAAAAACAAATAAAGGAAAATCTGCTTTAGATTATGCAAAACAACTAAATTGGGAGCATTTAATTCCTATTTTTGAAAAAAACTAA
- a CDS encoding RrF2 family transcriptional regulator, translating to MLSKKSQYAFKALSYLVEKRNEGPILISEIAENKKIPLKFLENILLELKKADILDSKKGKGGGYFFKENPQNVNLAKIIRLVNGPIAMLPCVSLNFYEKCADCNEDHCSLHDVLIEVRDASLKILEKKTLLDLID from the coding sequence ATGCTGTCAAAAAAATCTCAATATGCTTTTAAGGCGCTTTCATATCTTGTAGAAAAGAGAAATGAAGGCCCGATTCTTATTTCTGAAATTGCAGAAAACAAGAAAATTCCGTTGAAATTTCTTGAAAACATTTTGCTTGAACTAAAAAAAGCGGACATCCTCGATAGTAAAAAGGGAAAAGGGGGCGGATATTTTTTTAAAGAAAATCCTCAAAATGTAAATTTGGCAAAAATCATTCGTTTGGTCAATGGTCCTATTGCTATGCTTCCTTGTGTAAGTCTTAATTTTTATGAAAAATGTGCTGATTGTAACGAAGATCACTGCAGTTTGCACGATGTTTTAATTGAAGTAAGAGATGCTTCGCTTAAAATTTTAGAGAAAAAAACTCTTTTAGATTTAATAGATTAA
- a CDS encoding putative quinol monooxygenase: MNLHIVALFRFKENNLMEAVELFQTLVRETRKEDGCLQYDLIEDKDNKGTFFLIELWESVEHHNQHNGADHLMDFRKNASKILEETAQVYKGFKIY, translated from the coding sequence ATGAATTTACATATCGTTGCTCTTTTCAGATTTAAAGAAAATAATTTGATGGAAGCTGTAGAACTGTTTCAGACCTTGGTAAGAGAGACCAGAAAAGAAGATGGATGTCTGCAATATGATTTAATTGAAGATAAAGATAATAAAGGTACTTTTTTCCTGATTGAATTATGGGAAAGTGTAGAGCATCATAACCAACACAACGGAGCAGATCATCTAATGGATTTCAGAAAAAACGCATCTAAAATACTTGAAGAAACAGCACAGGTTTATAAAGGGTTTAAGATTTATTAA
- a CDS encoding tetratricopeptide repeat protein, producing the protein MKKIILFLILLVFPLASAQNVFKSQKQIYLAEYYAHQKEDQKALDHYLEAFKINSKTPNSDAYLEAAAIAFKLKNNKTAKELLTQSITKQLAPLDFIKNFKSLIPYKDSKEMKEVLAQYDDLENQYYRELKNPAAYMEIQNLIATDQLIRKEDKVFGKLAEKTDSTNITRLMELTKKYGWESRAWVLLWHHRGYTDEQKFVWDFFKPYLENELKKDNINKDFFVDFEELYATKNNHHAPAIYKMGGIGRASVNQTYYDIKNLDKRRKSVGLPPLYFEYFLNNNSELPEGYEYNPVNLLKDLENL; encoded by the coding sequence ATGAAAAAAATTATCTTATTCCTAATTCTATTGGTATTTCCTTTAGCATCAGCACAAAATGTTTTTAAATCACAAAAACAAATCTATTTGGCAGAATATTATGCCCATCAAAAAGAAGATCAGAAAGCTTTAGACCATTATTTGGAAGCATTTAAAATAAATTCAAAAACACCAAATAGTGATGCTTATTTAGAAGCTGCAGCAATTGCTTTTAAACTTAAAAATAATAAAACAGCCAAAGAATTACTTACCCAAAGTATTACCAAACAATTAGCTCCATTAGATTTTATCAAAAACTTTAAAAGTTTAATTCCTTATAAAGATTCTAAAGAAATGAAGGAAGTTTTAGCTCAATATGATGATTTGGAAAATCAATATTACAGGGAGCTTAAAAATCCTGCAGCTTATATGGAGATTCAAAACCTTATTGCTACGGATCAGCTTATAAGAAAAGAGGATAAAGTTTTTGGCAAATTAGCTGAAAAAACAGATTCTACAAATATTACCAGGTTAATGGAACTTACTAAAAAATATGGTTGGGAGTCTCGTGCTTGGGTTTTATTGTGGCATCACAGAGGATATACAGATGAACAAAAATTTGTTTGGGATTTTTTTAAACCTTATTTAGAGAACGAATTAAAAAAAGACAATATTAACAAAGATTTTTTTGTTGATTTTGAAGAACTATACGCTACTAAAAATAATCATCATGCTCCTGCAATTTATAAAATGGGAGGAATTGGAAGAGCAAGTGTGAATCAAACATATTATGACATAAAAAATCTTGACAAAAGAAGAAAGTCTGTAGGTTTGCCGCCTTTATATTTTGAGTATTTTCTTAACAACAATTCAGAACTTCCAGAAGGTTATGAATACAATCCTGTAAATCTTTTAAAAGATTTGGAAAATTTATAA
- a CDS encoding sulfate adenylyltransferase subunit 1 produces MDILRFITAGSVDDGKSTLIGRLLYDSKNILIDQLEALEKQSKNKNENGVDLAILTDGLRAEREQGITIDVAYRYFSTPKRKFIIADAPGHIQYTRNMITGASNSQLIVILIDARQGVIEQTRRHSIIASLLKMKNVVVAINKMDLVDYSEEVFNDIKAQYELVAKKLKLENVNYFPISAFNGDNIVSKSEKTDWYEGSTLLDFLESVEINENQENENPRFQVQYVIRPQTDELHDYRGYAGEVISGIYQKGDEITVLPQNIQTKISKIETGGKEVDFVFTNQPAVIHIEDDIDISRGDFLVKTNQQPKVENELEAVVCWLDKKELNEGNKYFIQHKSKTLKAIIKEIEYKIDVNTLEQTPIIESVKLNEVVKVRLKTASPLVFDSFEDSKSTGNAILIDETSNSTVGAVMIL; encoded by the coding sequence GTGGACATATTAAGATTTATAACAGCAGGAAGTGTAGATGACGGCAAAAGCACGCTAATCGGAAGACTTCTCTACGACAGCAAAAATATATTGATTGACCAGCTTGAAGCACTGGAAAAACAATCAAAAAATAAAAACGAAAATGGAGTAGACCTTGCAATTCTGACAGACGGATTAAGAGCCGAAAGAGAACAGGGAATCACCATTGATGTAGCGTACCGATATTTTTCGACCCCGAAAAGAAAATTCATTATTGCCGATGCACCGGGACATATTCAGTACACCAGAAATATGATTACGGGAGCTTCCAACTCTCAGTTGATCGTGATCTTAATTGATGCAAGACAAGGAGTAATTGAACAAACCAGAAGACATTCCATCATTGCTTCATTATTAAAAATGAAAAATGTGGTAGTTGCTATTAATAAAATGGATTTGGTAGATTATTCTGAAGAAGTTTTCAATGATATTAAAGCTCAATACGAATTGGTTGCTAAAAAACTGAAGCTGGAAAACGTCAATTATTTTCCGATTTCGGCTTTTAACGGCGATAATATTGTTTCAAAATCTGAGAAAACGGATTGGTATGAAGGTTCAACGCTTTTAGATTTCTTAGAAAGTGTAGAAATTAATGAAAACCAGGAAAATGAAAATCCAAGATTTCAGGTACAGTATGTCATTCGTCCGCAAACTGATGAACTGCATGATTACAGAGGGTATGCTGGAGAAGTGATTTCAGGAATTTATCAGAAAGGAGATGAAATTACGGTACTTCCACAAAATATTCAGACCAAAATTTCAAAAATTGAAACCGGAGGAAAAGAAGTAGATTTTGTATTTACCAATCAGCCTGCCGTAATTCATATTGAAGATGATATCGACATCAGTCGTGGTGATTTTTTAGTAAAAACCAATCAACAGCCGAAAGTTGAAAATGAATTGGAAGCTGTAGTTTGCTGGCTCGACAAAAAAGAATTGAATGAGGGAAATAAGTATTTCATTCAGCATAAAAGCAAGACTTTGAAAGCCATCATCAAAGAAATTGAATATAAAATTGATGTTAATACTTTAGAACAAACTCCAATTATTGAAAGTGTAAAACTAAATGAAGTGGTAAAAGTAAGATTGAAAACAGCTTCGCCTTTGGTTTTTGACAGTTTTGAAGACAGCAAATCAACCGGAAATGCGATTCTTATTGATGAGACCAGCAATTCTACCGTTGGAGCGGTGATGATTTTATAA